The DNA segment GATCAGCGCCAGGATGTACGGATCGATCGGCAGCCAGGACGGAAACTGCAACTTTCGGCGGCTCATGGTCTCCACTTGCTCTCAGGGTTCCGAAGGTGCCCTGCCTATCGTCCACGGGATTCCCATCATCGGGAATCCTGCATACCACTCTGACTGACATCACGGTGCGCGATAACCTCGGGCGCATGTACGAACCGGCGCAGTTGCGCACCTTTCTCACCGTGTCGCAGACCCTGAGCTTCACCCAGGCAGCCCACCGCCTCGGGATTCGCCAGTCGACGGTGAGCCAGCATGTCCGCCGGCTGGAGGACGCGACGGGCCGGATGCTGTTCACCCGGGACACCCACAGCGTGGAGCTGACCGAGGACGGCGAGGCGATGCTCGGCTTCGCCCGGACGATCCTCCAGGGGCACGAGCGGGCGGCGGCCTTCTTCGCGGGCACCAGGCCGCGCGGCAGGCTGCGGTTCGGGGCGTCGGAGGACTTCGTACTGACCCGGCTGCCGGAGATCCTGGAGTCCTTCCGCACCGAGCACCCCGAGGTCGATCTGGAACTCACCGTCGGCATCTCCGGCACCCTGCACGAGCAGCTGGCGGCGGGCTCGCTCGACCTGGTGCTCGCCAAGCGGCGCGCCGGACACACCCACGGCGAGCTGGTCTGGCGCTCCGCCCTGACCTGGATCGGCGCCCCCCGGCTGCGCATCGACCCCGAACGCCCGCTCCCGCTGATCCTCTTCCCGCCGCCCGGCATCACCCGCGCCCGAGCGCTGGAGGTGCTGGAGGAGGACGGCCGCGCCTGGCGCATCGCCTGTACGAGCACCAGCCTCAGCGGACTGATCGCGGCGGCCCGCGCGGGCCTCGGCATCATGGCGCACACCCGCGGCCTGATCCCGCCCGGCCTCACCCAGATCCCGGCCAGGGCCGGGCTGCCCGACCTCGGTGACGTGGACTTCGTCCTGCTGCACGGCCGGGCGGGCGGAAGCGCCGAGGAGGCCGCCGACGCCCTGGCATCGGCGATCCTGGGGGGCGCCGACCGGCTGCACCATCAGCTCTAGAACCTGCCGGGTCAGTCCCGTCTAGGAGAGCGTGCGGCCGGTGAGCCCCTCCTCGTACGTGAGCTGCTTGACCCGGCGCAGCATCGGTGTGCACTCCACGTGCTGGACCCCTTCCAGCAGCCCGAGGCGCGCGCTCACATACGCGTACAGCTCCGGGGTGTCGCGGCAGACCACCACCGCGAACAGGTTGCACGGCCCCGAGACGGCGCTCGCGGTGGCCACTTCCCGGTGGGTCGCCAGCGCCCGCCCGACGGAGTCCAGGGCGGAAGGGGCAGCGGTGATCCACAGCAGGGCCGCGATGCCGTACCCGAACTGCTCGGAGTCGAACTGCACGTCGATGAAGAGCGTGCCGGAGCCCAGCAGCTGGTCGAGTCTGCGGCGCACCGCCGATTCCGAACGGCCGGTCGCCTTGCGGAGTTCGGCGAAGGTGGCACGGCCGTCGCGTTCGAGCGCGGTGACCAGCGGCTCGTCCTCCGCGGTGATTCCGGCCCCGTCCGTCCGCCCCGTCCCGGGCGGACGGAGCGCCGTCACCTGCGCGTCGGTGAGGGCGCGGCTCTTCGCGAGCCAGCCCGCCGGGCCGCCGTAGAAGCGGTGCAGCAGCTGGTGAGCCCTGATCTCGGTGATGCTCGGGGTGCGCGGCAGCTTCCCGAGGAGCAGCGCCTCGTGTTCGCCCCGGGTGCGCGCGCTCGTCTGGCCGACCACCTCCGTACCGCCCGATGTGAGTCCGATCCAGGCCGTGTCGGGGCGGCGGGCCAGCGCCCTGGCGATCGAATCTGCGGCGTCGGGCGCGCAGCGCAGCCGGAGCATCCAGGTGTCCTGGCCGAGACTCGCCGCGTCGCGCACCCCGACCACGCGCATCCCGCCCTCGGTGTGCAGCCGCCGGTACCGGCGGGCGACCGTCTGGTCGGAGACGCCGAGTACGGCCGCGAGCCGGCTGAAAGAGACCCGTGCGTTGACTTCGAGCCCGTGCAGCAGCTGGAGGTCGAGCTCGTCGAAGTCAGGTGATTCCACGGATTCTCGCCTCCTGATGTCGGGTTCCGGCGAATATCCGGCCGCGGTTAGGGGATCTCGCCGTCCACCGCCGATCGTACGGGGGTCCGGAAGCGGTCCGGACAGCCGGCCGTGGAACACGGCGCACAGGGAGAAGAACGAATGCGTAAGTGGGGGCCGCTCATAGCGGTCTGTCTGGGCACCTTCATGCTGCTGCTCGATGTGACGATCGTGATCGTGGCGCTGCCCGACATGGCGGGTTCGCTGAAGGCGTCGCTCTCCGATCTCCAGTGGGTGATCGACATCTACGCGCTCGCGCTGGCCGCGCTGCTGCTGGGCGCGGGGGCGGCGGCCGACGTCACCGGGCGGCGCAGGCTGTACGCGGCGGGCACCGCGCTGTTCGCGCTGGCCTCACTGGCCTGCGGCCTCTCGACGAGCCCGGCAATGCTCATCGCGATGCGCGGGCTCCAGGGGGTGGGGGGCGCCGCCATGTTCGCGACGACCCTCTCGCTGCTCGGCGCCGCCTACCAGGGACGGGACCGCGGCGTCGCGCTCGGGGTGTGGGGTGCGGTGAGCGGCGCCGCCGCGGCGATCGGTCCGGTGCTCGGCGGGGTGCTGACGCAGACGCTGGACTGGCGGTGGATCTTCTTCGTCAATCTGCCGGTGAGTGCGGCGGCGATCTGGATCACGCTGCGTACGGTCACCGAGTCGCAGCGGCAGGCGGACCGCAGGGTCGACTGGGCCGGCACCGTGGCCTTCGCGGTGTTCGCCGGGGCCCTGACCTTCGCCGTGGTGCGCGCGGACACCGTGGGCTGGGCCTCCGGCCGTACCGGGGCCGCTGTGGCCGTCGCCGTGGTGGCGCTGGCCGCGTTCGTGGTCGTCGAACGGCGCGCCGCCCATCCGCTGCTCGATCTGGGGCTGCTGCGCCGCCCGTCGTTCGCCGTGGTGATGGTGGGCGCGCTGGCCTTCAACGCGGCCGCCTTCGGCGTGCTCCCCTACACCTCGATCTGGCTCCAGACCCTGCTCGGGATGAGTCCGGTACGGGCGGGGCTCGCCGTACTGCCGCTGGCCGTGGCCTCGTTCGTGGTGGCGGCCGTCGGTGGCCGGCTGCTGCACGGCAGGTCGCCCCGGCTGGTGATCGGCGGCGGGCTGGTCCTCATCGGCGCCGGGGCACTGGCCGAGGCCACGCTGGACGCCGGATCGGACTGGACGGGCCTTTCGGCCGGGCTGGTACTGGCCGGGATCGGGGTCGGTCTGGTGTCGCCCGCGCTCGCGGGCGCGGCGCTCGCCTCCGTACCGCCGCGCAACGCCGGGATGGCGGGCGGCGCGGTCAACACCTTCCGCCAGCTCGGGTTCGCGCTGGGCGTCGCGGTGTTCGGCACCGTGCTCACCTCCCGGATGGAGGGGACGCTGCCCGGCCCCTCCGGGCAGGCGCACACCGCCGCCCATGTCCTGGCGGGCGGCGGGGCGTCCGCGCTGCGCTCCCGGATCCCGGATGCCACGCTGCACGGCGCCTTCGCGTCGGGGCTCAACGGCGCCGCACTCGTCGCGGGCATCCTGGGCCTGGTCGCCGGGATCGCGGTACTGGCCTTCCTGCGGCCCGCTCCGGCCGAGCGGCCGCCGGTGCGTACCGAGGAGCCGGTGGGCGCCGCGTCCCGGTGAGATGTGCTCATGACGACGTACCGGTGACGATGCGCCGGTGCCGGTGACAGTGACGATGGACCGAGGGTGTCCGCACGGATCGTGCGGGCGCCCTCTGCGTTTCCCCGGCGTCCCGTGGCGCCCTGCGATCACAGGGGGATCACGGGGACGTCACAGGAGACTGCCGCCCGCGGAACGCCCGGCCCCGCACGACCTCCGCAGGTCACAGGGGTTGAGCGGCCTCCGTGCCTTCTCCGTACAGATTCGGTGGAGATTCCGTCTCGCGGAACTTACCGTTCAGTCAGGAGGGTGCCCAACGCTTCACCATGTGGGTAGATTTCGCCTGCCGGGCCTCTGCGGAGCCCCGCGATACCCCCACAAACCGGTCACCGGAACCCTCTCCCGCCGGATCTCGCGTTGGGGTAGCGTCACGGCGCTGTGCGGAGCGTCACATAGGAGCAGGTCATTTTGCGCGAGTTCACTGTCCCACCCATAGTGACGGCGCCCCAGGTCGGCGGACTGGCGGACGTCGTGTTCGATCACGCCGAAGACGATCCCCACCGGCCTGCCCTCGGCCGGAAGGAGGACGGGCGCTGGTACGACATGTCGTCCGGAGAGTTCCGGGATCAGGTGCTCGCGCTCGCCAAGGGGTTGCTTGCCGACGGGGTGCGGTTCGGCGACCGGGTGGCGATCATGTGCCGGACCCGCTACGAGTGGACGCTCTTCGACTTCGCGCTCTGGTCCGTGGGCGCCCAGCCGGTGCCCGTGTACCCGACCTCCTCCGCCG comes from the Streptomyces sp. NBC_01471 genome and includes:
- a CDS encoding MFS transporter, translating into MRKWGPLIAVCLGTFMLLLDVTIVIVALPDMAGSLKASLSDLQWVIDIYALALAALLLGAGAAADVTGRRRLYAAGTALFALASLACGLSTSPAMLIAMRGLQGVGGAAMFATTLSLLGAAYQGRDRGVALGVWGAVSGAAAAIGPVLGGVLTQTLDWRWIFFVNLPVSAAAIWITLRTVTESQRQADRRVDWAGTVAFAVFAGALTFAVVRADTVGWASGRTGAAVAVAVVALAAFVVVERRAAHPLLDLGLLRRPSFAVVMVGALAFNAAAFGVLPYTSIWLQTLLGMSPVRAGLAVLPLAVASFVVAAVGGRLLHGRSPRLVIGGGLVLIGAGALAEATLDAGSDWTGLSAGLVLAGIGVGLVSPALAGAALASVPPRNAGMAGGAVNTFRQLGFALGVAVFGTVLTSRMEGTLPGPSGQAHTAAHVLAGGGASALRSRIPDATLHGAFASGLNGAALVAGILGLVAGIAVLAFLRPAPAERPPVRTEEPVGAASR
- a CDS encoding Lrp/AsnC family transcriptional regulator → MESPDFDELDLQLLHGLEVNARVSFSRLAAVLGVSDQTVARRYRRLHTEGGMRVVGVRDAASLGQDTWMLRLRCAPDAADSIARALARRPDTAWIGLTSGGTEVVGQTSARTRGEHEALLLGKLPRTPSITEIRAHQLLHRFYGGPAGWLAKSRALTDAQVTALRPPGTGRTDGAGITAEDEPLVTALERDGRATFAELRKATGRSESAVRRRLDQLLGSGTLFIDVQFDSEQFGYGIAALLWITAAPSALDSVGRALATHREVATASAVSGPCNLFAVVVCRDTPELYAYVSARLGLLEGVQHVECTPMLRRVKQLTYEEGLTGRTLS
- a CDS encoding LysR substrate-binding domain-containing protein, with product MYEPAQLRTFLTVSQTLSFTQAAHRLGIRQSTVSQHVRRLEDATGRMLFTRDTHSVELTEDGEAMLGFARTILQGHERAAAFFAGTRPRGRLRFGASEDFVLTRLPEILESFRTEHPEVDLELTVGISGTLHEQLAAGSLDLVLAKRRAGHTHGELVWRSALTWIGAPRLRIDPERPLPLILFPPPGITRARALEVLEEDGRAWRIACTSTSLSGLIAAARAGLGIMAHTRGLIPPGLTQIPARAGLPDLGDVDFVLLHGRAGGSAEEAADALASAILGGADRLHHQL